The following nucleotide sequence is from Longimicrobiales bacterium.
CCGCGCGGATACCGGAACGTCAAGCCCTGCGCGCGCACCACAATGATCGCGTTCGCTGCGCCAGACGCGTGGGCCGTACTGCCCAGGTCTCTCGCGTTCACAGCGCGGGGCTCCGGCGCAGCAGCAGGACGAAGATCGGCACACCCACGAGTGCGGTGACGACACCTACCGGCAGCTCCGCGGGGGCGGCAATGCTGCGCGCAGCGGTGTCCGCGAGCAGCAGGAACGTGCCGCCGCCCAGTGCCGAAGCAGGCAGGAGCAGGCGGTGGTCGCTGCCCCAGGCGAGCCGCACGGCGTGCGGCACGATCAGGCCGATGAATCCGATGACACCGCAGGCCGACACCGCTGCCGCGACCAGCAGCGATGCCGTGAAGTACGCCACCAGCTTTACGCGCTGCACGCGTGTGCCGAGGAACAGGGCCGTCTCCTCGCCGATGGCCAGCAGGTTCAACGGGCGGGCGAGCGCGAGCAGCACGACGATGGCCGGAATGACGTAGAGCGTCAGCAGCAGCGCGGTGCGCCAGCTCGCACCGGACAGGCTGCCCATCATCCAGAAGACCGCGGACCGGAAACTCTCCACGTCGGCGAGCATCAGCAGCAGCAGGATGACCGCGTTGAAGAACGCACCGACAACCACGCCGGCGAGCAGCAGCACGCGAGTATCGAGCGCGCGGCCGACGCGGAGCGCAATGCGCAGCACGAGCAGCATGGCGCCGATGGCACCGGCGAGTGCGGCGAGCTGGACCAGGCCCGGGATCACGGCCAGCCCGAAGACCACGGCACCCACGGCGCCGACCGCCGCGCCGCCTGCGACGCCGAGCACGTATGGCTCCGCCAGCGCGTTGCGGAGGACTGCCTGAAATACCGCTCCTGCGAGGGCGAGTCCGGCGCCGGCCACAAGAGCGAGCGCGACGCGCGGCAGTCGCAGCTCGAGGACGATCGTGCGCGTCAGCGCGTCGCCCGACCCGGTGAGCGCAGCAACTACATCACCGATCGGCAGCCCCGCAGCGCCGACCGACAGTGCGAAGACGCACGCGATGACGGCCAGGAACAGAAGCAGCAGAAGTCGCAGGGCCGTGCTCGAGCGGCTCGGCGTTTCCAATGCTGGCGGAACATGGTTCTCGTCCTGCCGCGCAGCCGCTGGCGTGACGTCCGTGCGCGAAGCGGTCATTGCCCGGCCGCAGCGTGAATGCGTTCAGCGAGACCACGCGCCGCCGCGCCGACCGTCGCGCCTGCC
It contains:
- a CDS encoding iron ABC transporter permease: MTASRTDVTPAAARQDENHVPPALETPSRSSTALRLLLLLFLAVIACVFALSVGAAGLPIGDVVAALTGSGDALTRTIVLELRLPRVALALVAGAGLALAGAVFQAVLRNALAEPYVLGVAGGAAVGAVGAVVFGLAVIPGLVQLAALAGAIGAMLLVLRIALRVGRALDTRVLLLAGVVVGAFFNAVILLLLMLADVESFRSAVFWMMGSLSGASWRTALLLTLYVIPAIVVLLALARPLNLLAIGEETALFLGTRVQRVKLVAYFTASLLVAAAVSACGVIGFIGLIVPHAVRLAWGSDHRLLLPASALGGGTFLLLADTAARSIAAPAELPVGVVTALVGVPIFVLLLRRSPAL